Within the Agromyces atrinae genome, the region GTGAGGCGCGCGAGATCGAGCAGATTGCGGTCTTCGATGCTGCGGCGGTCGAGGGGTTCCGGCGCACTCCAGCCGTCGAGCGCCGTGGATGCCGCGGACAGGCCGTTCTCGTCGCGGTGCAGTCCGACGTGCTGCCACATGAGCTGCTGCAGGGCGCCGCGATCGACGGGACGTGCCGCGACCGACGTCGGCGCAGCGGCCGCCGCAACGAGAGGGGCCGGCGGGAACACCGCCGGCATCGGCAGGCCGAACGCGTGCACGGCGCGGTGGGCGAACACCGCGGCCTCGAGGAGCGAGTTGGAGGCGAGGCGATTCGCCCCGTGCACACCCGTGCACGCGACCTCGCCGACGGCGAAGAGCCCCGGAAGGGAGGTGCGGGCGTCGATGTCGGTCGCGACGCCGCCCATCGCGTAGTGCGCCGCCGGTGTGACGGGAACGGGCTCGGTCGACCAGTCGAAGCCGGCACGTCGCGTCGCGGCGTCGAGTCCGGGGAAGCGACGGGAGAGGAACGCGGCGCCGAGGGCAGTCGCGTCGAGGAAGACCGGGCGCCCGCCCTGCAGCGTCATCCGTTCGGCGATGGCCCGGGCGACGACGTCGCGCGGAGCGAGTTCGCCGCCGGGTGTGCCCGCGAGGAATCGCACGCCGTTCTCGTCGCGCAGCACGGCACCCTCGCCGCGCACCGCCTCGGAGAGGAGGGGAGTGCCCGGCGCGGCGAGCGCCGTCGGATGGAACTGCACGAACTCGAGATCGCGCACCGCGGCGCCCGCCCGCCAGGCCGCAGCGACGCCGTCGCCGGTCGCGACGTCGGGGTTCGTCGTGTGCGAGAAGAGCTGACCGGCGCCCCCGGTCGCGAGCACGACGATGTCGGCGTCGATCGAGAAGTTCTGCTCGGCGGCGCCCTGCACGAGCGCTCCCGTCACATGCCCGTCGGCGACGATGAGGTCGACGAGGGTCGTGTGCTCGTGCAGCCGCACGGCGCGCGAGCGCACGGTCGCGACGAGTGCGCGCTCGATCTCGGCGCCCGTCGCGTCGCCGCCGGCGTGCAGGATGCGGGCGCGCGAGTGCGCCGCCTCGAGGCCGCGGGCGAGCCCCGAGTCGTCGGTGTCGAATCGCGCACCGAAGCGGATGAGCTCGCGCACGCGAGCCGGCCCCTCCTCGCACAGGACGCGCACGGCGACGGGGTCGGAGAGGCCCGCGCCCGCCCGCATCGTGTCGTCGATGTGGGTCTCGACGGAATCGCCGGGGAAGAGCGCCGCCGCGATGCCGCCCTGGGCGTAGCGCGTGTTCGATTCGACGAGCTCGGTCTTCGTCGCGACGGTGACGTCGTGCCCGGCATCCGTCGCCGTGATGGCGGTGAGCAGACCGGCCAGCCCGCTGCCGACGACGAGCACGCGAGCCATGTCAGGCCGCCGGGGGCTTCGCCGCGAGCATGCGCTCGAGCGCGACGCGGGCGGGCGCGGCGACCGAGTCGTCGACCTCGATGCGGTTGACGACGCGCCCCGCGACGAGCTCTTCGAGCACCCACGCGAGGTAGCCGGGGTGGATGCGGTACATCGTCGAGCACGGGCACACGACGGGGTCGAGGCAGAAGATCGTGTGCTGCGGGTACTCGGCGGCGAGGCGCTGCACGAGGTTGACCTCGGTGCCGATCGCGAACGTGGAGCCGGCGGGGGCCGCCTGGATCGCCTTCACGATGAAGTCGGTCGAGCCGGCCGAGTCGGCGGCGTCGACGACTGGCATGGGGCACTCGGGGTGCACGATGACGTGCACTCCCGGGTGGGTGCGGCGGGCCTCGTCGATCTGGTCGACCGTGAAGCGCTTGTGCACCGAGCAGAAGCCGTGCCACAGCAGCACGCGGGCATCGAGCAGCTCGGTCTCGGTGCTCCCGCCGAGGGGCTTCCGCGGGTTCCACATCGGCATCTGCTCGAGCGGCACCCCCATGGCCTTGGCCGTGTTGCGACCGAGGTGCTGGTCGGGGAAGAAGAGCACGCGCTGACCGCGTTCGAACGCCCACTCGAGCACGGTCGCGGCGTTCGAGGACGTGCAGACGATGCCGCCGTGCTCGCCGACGAAGCCCTTGAGTGCTGCGGAGCAGTTCATGTAGGTGACGGGGATGACGGGAACGCGGCCGTCGGCGTCGGGCTCGGTGCCGTAGAGCTCTTCGAGCTGCTCCCAGCACTCGGTCACGTCGTCGAGGTTCGCCATGTCGGCCATCGAGCAGCCGGCCGCGAGGTTCGGCAGGATGACGGCCTGATCCGGTCCCGACAGCATGTCGGCCGTCTCGGCCATGAAGTGCACGCCGCAGAAGACGATCGCCTCGGCGTCGGGCTTGCCCTTCGCGGCGTTCGCGAGCTGGAACGAGTCGCCCACGAAGTCGGCGTGCTGCACGACCTCGTCACGCTGGTAGAAGTGGCCGAGCACGACGACGCGGTCGCCGAGGGTCGCCTTCGCCGCGCGGATGCGCTCGTGGAGCTCGTCGTTCGCCGCCTCGCGGTAGGCGGTCGGCAGCTGCCCCTGACGGGGCGAGCCGGTGGGGATGACGTCGCCCATCGACGATCCCGGTCCGTAGGCGACGGGGCCCGAGTCGAACTCCCACGGACCCTTGACGAGCTCGGGGGAGCAGGCTGCGCCGTCGGCCGCCCCCGTCGAGATGAGCTGCAGCGTGAGGTCGACGGATGCCGCGGCACGCGTCGTGGGTTCGGTGAGAGTCATGTCCGCATCCTCGGGTGGGGCTTGATGGGGTCGGGTTTGCCCGGGGGAATCCGGGTTGTGAAGGTGCCGTCGGTGAGGTTCGTCGCGACGTCGTAGCGGTAGAGCATGGGAGGCCGGTGCGGCGTGCCCGCGAGGCGTTCGCCCGTGGCGGCGACGGTTCCCGTCGATTCGATCGTCCGGCGGAAGTTCGCGGGGTCGAGGGGCTTCTGGAGCACGGCCTCGTAGACCTCGCGGAGCTGGGCGAGCGTGAACGTCTCGCCGAGGAAGGCGTGCGCGATGCGCGCGTACTCCATCTTCGTGCGGAGCCGCCAGAGGGCGTAGCCGATGATCGCGTTGTGGTCGAAGGCGAGTGCGGGGAGATCGTCGGCGGCGAACCACTGCACGTTCTCGCCGACGGCGGCGCGCTCGGCCTCGTCGGACTGCACGAGGGCCCAGTAGACGACCGAGATGACGCGGTCGCCGGGCGAGCGGTCGACGCCGCCGAAGGTATAGAGCTGTTCGAGGTATTTCGGAGCGAGTCCGGTGGTCGAGCGCAGGGTGCGGGCCGCGGCCGCCTCGAGTTCTTCGTCGGAGGGGAGCCAACCGCCGGGCAGCGCCCACTGGCCGAGGTGCGGGTCGCGGGTGCGGCGGACGAGCGGGGTCCAGAGTGTCGCGAGGCCGTCGTCATCGGTGCGCAGCGCGAAGATGACGGTCGAGACGGCCAGACGTGAGGCACGTGCATCGCTCATCGGAACCTCCCCTCGAACAACTAAAAGTCAGAGTGACACTAAGTTCGGATTCATCTTAGGGTCACTCGTACCCGAAGTCCAATCCCGCCGTGTTCGCAATTCAGGAGTGGAGCGGCGCGTCGAGGTGACTGAGTGCGCAGGAGGCCTCGCGACACGAATGCGGGCCTGAATTGCGCACAGGGCGAGGGGTGTGCGAGGGCGACTGGTAGGCTCGCCGGACAACCTCATATCGGGCCCATGACGCGTCGCGGGAGAGTCGGATCAACCGACACCGAAGGAGCAAGCCTCCCCGCCAATCTCTCAGGTCACTTCACCGCGACGACCAGGCCACTCTGAAAAGTGGATGCTCCGGCATCCCGCCCATGGTGAAAGCGCTCGCGCGTGAAACTCTCAGGCTCATGACAGAGGGGGAGTTCTCGAACGGCGATCGTGCCGTGCATTCCTGCACCCTGGAGAACTCGTGACCGATAGATTCAGCCCGCTCCACGACATCCATCGTGCCGCCGGCGCCGCATTCACCGACTTCGGGGGATGGCAGATGCCCGTGCGGTACTCGAGCGATCTCGCCGAGCACCACGCCGTCCGCTCCGCCGCAGGACTCTTCGACATCTCGCACATGGCCGAGTTCCTCGTCGGCGGCCCCGGGGCCGGCGCGTTCCTCGACTACGCCCTCGCGGGCAAGCTCTCCGCCATCGCGGTCGGCAAGGCGAAGTACAGCCTGCTCCTCGCCGAGACGGGCGGCATCATCGACGACCTCGTCGTCTACCGCCTCGCCGACGAGCGTTTCCTCGTCGTCGCGAACGCGGGCAATCGCGAACCCGTCGCCGAAGCGCTCGAGCAGCGTGCTCCCGGCTTCGACGTGCGCATCGCCGACCAGAGCGACCAGCTCGCGCTCGTCGCCGTGCAGGGTCCTGCCTCGCGCGGCATCCTCGAGTCGATCGCGGAGATCACCGAGCTCGGCACGCCGCTCGCCGATCTGCCCTACTACGCGATCACCGAGGCGTTCTTCAGCGGTCGACCCCTCCTCGTCGCCCGCACCGGCTACACGGGTGAAGACGGCTTCGAGCTGTACATCCACGTCGAGGCCGCCTCCTACCTCTGGAACGCGCTCGTCGAAGCGGGCGAGCCCGTCGGCCTCGTCCCGGCCGGCCTCGCCGCGCGCGACACGCTCCGCCTCGAGGCGGGCATGCCGCTCTACGGTCACGAGCTCTCGATCGAGACGCTCCCCGTGCAGGCCGGCCTCGGCCGCGTCGTCGCGCTCTCGAAGGAGGGCGACTTCGTCGGTCGTTCGGGCATCGAGGCCGGTCCGGCCGACGGCGCGCGCGTGCTCGTGGGGCTCGCCGCCGAGGGGCGTCGCGCGGGGCGCGCGGGCTACGCGGTGGTCGAGACGGATGACGGCAGCGGGGCCGTCGTCGGAGAGATCACGAGCGGTGCCCTGTCGCCGACCCTCGGCCATCCGATCGCCATGGCGTTCGTCGACGAGCGCGTCGCGAGCCCCGGCACCACCCTGTACCTCGACGTTCGCGGAACGCTCATCCCGGCATCCGTCGTCGCCCTTCCCTTCTACACGCGAGCCAAGGAGTCCTCATGACCGACACGAACGCCCTGAAGTACACCGACGAACACGAGTGGATCCTCGTCGACGAAGACCCCGCGGTCGCCGTCGATGCGGGCAGCGTCGTCGTGGGCATCACCGACTACGCCGCCGACAAGCTCGGTGACGTCGTGTTCGTCGACCTCCCCGCCGTCGGCACGGCCGTCACCGCGGGCAGCGTCATCGGCGAGATCGAGTCGACGAAGTCGGTCGGCGAGCTGTTCGCTCCGGTCGACGGCACGATCGTCGAGGCGAACCAGGCCGTCATCGACAGCCCCGAGCTCGTGAACTCCGACCCGTTCGGAGAGGGCTGGCTGCTGAAGATCGCCGTCGCCGAGCTGCCCGAGCTGCTCACGCGCGAGCAGTACACCGCCATCACGGGGGAGTGAACGCCACACGATGACCGACTTCGACTACTACGCCTTCGCCCGCCGCCACATCGGCACCAACGGATTCGAGCAGCAGCAGATGCTGACGACCGTCGGCTACGACTCGCTCGACGACCTCGTTGACGCCGCGGTGCCCGCCGCGATCCACGTGCGCGAGGCGCCCGAATCGGCGATCCCCGCGCCTGCGACCGAGCGTGAGGCGCTCGCCGAGCTGCGAGCCCTCGCCGACCAGAACCGCGTGCGCACGTCGATGATCGGTCTCGGGTACTACGGCACGCTCACGCCCGCCGTCATCACCCGGAACGTCCTCGAGAATCCGTCGTGGTACACGGCGTACACGCCTTATCAGCCCGAGATCTCGCAGGGTCGCCTCGAAGCCCTCATCAACTTCCAGACGATGGTGACCGACCTCACGGGGCTCGACACCGCGAACGCGTCGATGCTCGACGAGGGCACCGCGGTCGTCGAGGGCATGCTGCTCGCGCGCCGCGCCTCGAAGTCGACCTCGAACCGCTTCATCGCCGACGCCGACGCTCTGCCCCAGACGCTCGCTCTCCTCGCCTCGCGCGCCGAGGCCGTCGGCATCGAACTCGTCGTGCGCGATCTGGCCGGTGCGGACGACCTCACCGAGCTCGGCGCGCACTTCGGCGTCTTCGTGCAGTACCCCGGCGCCTCGGGTCGGGTCTGGAATCCGTCATCCGTCATCGCCGCCTCGAAGGAGCAGGGAGCGCTCGCCGTCGTCGCGGCCGACCTGCTCGCCCTCGCCCTCATCACCTCCCCGGGCGAGCTCGGGGCGGATGTCGCGGTCGGCACGAGTCAGCGCTTCGGCGTGCCCATGGGCTTCGGCGGGCCGCACGCCGGCTACATGGCGGTGCGGAAGGGCCTCGAGCGGCAGCTGCCCGGGCGCCTCGTCGGCGTCTCGCAGGATGCGGCCGGTCACCCGGCCTACCGTCTCAGCCTCCAGGCCCGCGAGCAGCACATCCGCCGCGAGAAGGCGACCTCGAACATCTGCACCGCCCAGGTGCTGCTCGCCGTCATGGCGTCGATGTACGCCGTGTACCACGGCCCCGCCGGCATCCGTGCGATCGCCTCGGCGACGGCGGCGAAGGCGCGCATGCTCGCCGACGCGCTGCGCGAGTACGACCTGCACCTCGAGCACGACGCCTACTTCGACACCCTCAGCGTGCACGTGCCGGGTCTCGCGTCGACGGTCGTCGAGCGCGCCCGTGACCTCGGTGTGCTCTTGTGGGAGCACGACGAGGCGACGGTCCGCATCTCGGTCGACGAGGCGACGACGGTCGACGACATCCACGCCGTCGTGCGTGCCTTCGGAGGGCCCGAGACGGCGAGCTACAGCTGGTTCCAGGTCACGAACGGCCTGCCCGACGAGCTGCGACGCACCTCGACGTACCTCACACACCCCGTCTTCGCCGCGCATCACTCCGAGACGGCGATGATGCGTTACCTCAAGTCGCTCGCCGACCGCGACTACGCCCTCGACCGCGGCATGATCCCGCTCGGGTCGTGCACGATGAAGCTCAATGCCGCGACCGAGATGGAATCGGTCACGTGGCCCGAGTTCGCCTCGCTGCACCCGTTCGCTCCCGAGGCCGACGTGCGCGGCTCGCTCGCGCTCATCGAGCAGCTCGAGACGTGGCTCGCCGAGGTCACCGGGTACGACACCGTCTCGCTGCAGCCGAACGCGGGAAGCCAGGGCGAGCTCGCGGGCCTCCTCGCGATCCGCGGCTACCACCACGCGAACGGCGACACCGAGCGCACCGTGTGCCTCATCCCGTCGAGCGCGCACGGCACCAATGCGGCCTCCGCTGTGCTCGCGGGCATGAGCGTCGTCGTCGTCGCGTGCGACGAGCTCGGCAACGTCGACCTCGACGATCTGCGCGCGAAGGTCGAGACGCACGCCGCGACGCTCGCGGCGCTCATGATCACCTACCCGTCGACGCACGGCGTCTACGAGCACGACGTGAAGGACATCACGCAGGCCGTGCACGACGCCGGCGGTCAGGTGTACGTCGACGGCGCGAACCTCAACGCGCTCCTCGGATTCGCGCGATTCGGCGACTTCGGCGGCGACGTGTCGCACCTCAACCTGCACAAGACGTTCTGCATCCCGCACGGCGGCGGCGGACCCGGCGTCGGCCCGGTCGCGGCCAAGGCGCACCTCGCGCCGTACCTTCCCGGTCACCCGCTCGCGCAGCGCACCGATCACGCCGGCGGATTCGTGCACGGCGGCGGACCCGTCTCGGCAGCTCCCTACGGCAGCCCGTCGATCCTCCCGATCTCGTGGGCCTACGTGCGCATGATGGGGGCGGAGGGTCTGCGCGAGGCCACGGGCGCCGCGGTGCTCGCGGCGAACTACATCGCCGTGCGCCTGCGCGAGCACTACCCCGTGCTCTACACGGGCGAGAACGGCCTCGTCGCTCACGAGTGCATCCTCGACGTCCGCCCGCTCACGGCGGCGACCGGTGTCACGGTCGACGACGTCGCGAAGCGACTCATCGACTACGGCTTCCACGCGCCGACGATGTCGTTCCCCGTCGCGGGCACGCTCATGGTCGAGCCGACCGAGTCGGAAGACCTCGCCGAGATCGAGCGCTTCATCGAAGCGATGATCGCGATCAAGGCCGAAGCGGATGCCGTGGGCCGGGGCCAATGGCCCGCCGACGACAACCCGCTGCGGAACGCGCCGCACACCGCGGAGTCGGTCATCGCGGGGGAGTGGGACCACGCCTACACCCGGGAGCAGGCCGTCTACCCGGTGCGCTCGCTCGTGCGCGGCAAGTACTGGGTGCCCGTGCGACGCATCGACCAGGCCTACGGCGACCGCAACCTCATGTGCGCCTGCCCGCCGATCGAGGCGTTCGCCTAACCGGCATCCCCACGGGCCTTGCGCCCCACCCGAACCACAGTCTCGGCGTCACGAATGTGCTGTTCGCGGCTCGCGAGCAGCACATTCGTGACGCCGAGACTGCTTCGGGGGTGCCGAGAGTCGGCCAGGGTCAGGGGGAGACGAGGGCGAGCTGGTCGTGGAGCGCGTCGACGCTCGACCAGTGCACGCCGAGGATGCCGACGCGCTTCCAGCGCACCACTCCGTCGGCGTCGATGAGGAACTCCGAGCGGCGCGTGCCGACTCCCGCGAGGCTCACGCCGTAGGCGGAGACGACCGAGCCGGTCTCGTCGGCGAGGAGCGGCAGCTCGAGGCCTTCCTTCCGCGCGAAGTGCTCGTGGCTCACGACGTCCTGGCGGCTGACCGCCCAGACCTCGGCGCCGAGTGCGCTGAGCGAACCGAGCCCCGAGCTGTACTCGCAGAGCTGGGCGGTGCATCCGGGCGTCTCGTCGCCGGGGTAGAAGACGAGCAGGAGCGGATGACCTCGGTGGGCGGAGAGCGTGTACTCCCCACGCACCGGGCGGCCGTCCTTCAGGACGGTTCCGGGCAAAGTGAAATCAGGGGCGATCGATCCGATCGCGGGCGACGCGGCCATGGATGACACATTACGCCCGTTTTCGGAGGTGTCGGCCGTCAGCCCGTCGCGCCGAAAATGCCCGGCCACCAGGCCAGCGCGAGGGGGTAGCCGATGAACGAGAGCATGTCGAGGATCCAGTGCGCGACGACGAGCGGCATCGTGCGACCCCAGCGGGCGTAGCACCAGCCGAACACGACGCCCATCGCGACGTTGCCGAAGAACGGTCCGATGCCCTGGTAGAGGTGGTAGCTGCCGCGGAGGACGGCGCTCGAGAGGATGATCGTCCACTTCGAGAAGCCGAGCTCCGAGAGCCTCGTGAAGAGATATCCGACGACGATGATCTCCTCCGTGAGGGCCGCCCGCAGCGCGGAGAGCACGAGGATCGGCACCGTCCACCAGAAGGCGTCGAGGGGAGCGGGCACGACGGCGACCGTGATGCCCGCGAGGCGACCCACGGTGTACAGCGCGATGCCGGGGATCCCGATGACGGCGACGAGGAGCACGCCCGATCCGATGTCGCGCCCCGGCCGGGTGAGGTCGAATCCGATGCGGCGGAACGCGCTCTGACCGGGCCGCCAGAGCAGGTACAGCACGAGGGCGACGGCGAAGAGGGCGAAGAAGATGGAGAGGAACTGATACGTGAAGTCGAGCCATTCGCGGCTGTCGCGCGACTGGTTGATCGACGCCGATTGGTCGGCGAGAGGCGTCTCGTCGGTGAGCCGCGACACGATCGACACGATCGAGTACACGGCGGACGCGCCGAGCGAGAGGCCGAGCACGATCGCGATCTCGACCCAGAGGCGTCGGCGCTCGGCGGGTTCGCGCACGACTGTTGCGTTCGTCATCGACATCCGAACATTTTTGCACCACCGCCGCTCGAACCTGCGCATCCGTTGCGTTTCGAGCCGGTGGGGCGGTGCGAGAGATGAGAGATCCCCGACTATGAAGTCGCAATAATCGTGCATTTCGCCGCACAAATTCGCACAATCGTGATCTCAACGACAAGATCCTGCGATGAGCGTTACTACTCGGTAACGAAATCCGACGTCGTTTGGCCCGCGCTCGGCACCCGCTTAGGGTCTACGTATTGCTATCGGTGGGCACTATCCTGCCCGCCAGCATTTCATTCAGGAGGAACAAGTGAGATTCAAGAGTCAGGGATCGCGACGGGTGGGCGTTGCGCTCGCCGTCGCCGGCGTCTCCGTGCTCGCGCTCGCCGCGTGCACGACCGACCCCAATACTTCTGGTGGCGGTGAGGCCGGTGACACGATCACGGTCGCCGTTACGAACGAGGCCACCTCGTTCAACAGCTCCACGCCGCAGGGCAACCTCGACACCAACGGAATGATCCAGTACCTCACGGGTACGACGGGTACCTCCGGCGGCGCGAGCCTCGGCGGCTTCTACACGCTCGACAGCGAGTTCCAGATCGTCCACAACGACAGCATCGGCTCGTTCGAGAAGATCTCCGACGACCCCCTGACGGTCGAATACAAGCTCAACGAGGGCCTCAAGTGGTCCGACGGCGAGCCCATCACCGCTGACGACATGCTCGTCGCGTGGGCCATCGGCTCCGGCTACTACGACGACGCGACGCTCGACGCCGCGACCGGCGAGGTCTCGAGCGGAACGCAGTACTTCACGCTCGCCGGCAGCACCGACGGTCTCGACACCACCGCGTTCCCCGAGTTCGGTGACGACGGTCTCTCGATGACCATCACCTACGGCGCTCCGTTCGTCGACTGGGAGCTCGGCAACATGCTCGACAAGCCGGCTCACGTGCTTGCCGACAAGGCCGGCGTCTCGCTCGAGGAGTTCGTCCAGACCCTGAAGGACACCCCCCAGGGTGACCCGGCCGCTCCGGTCGAGGCCAACCCCGTCATCAAGGCGGCGGCCGACTTCTGGAACACCGGCTACGACTTCACGTCGTTCCCCGAAGACGAGTCGCTCCTCGTCGCCAGCGGCCCGTTCGTCGTCTCGGCGTACACGCCCAACCAGTCGCTCACGTTCTCGAAGAACCCCGAGTACAAGGGTGCTGACGAGCCTGCCTACGAGGAGCTCGTGCTGCGCTTCATCGGCGACTCGAACGCTCAGGTCACGGCCCTCCAGAACGGTGAGGTCAACGTGATCTACCCGCAGGCCTCCGCCGACACGCTCACCGCGCTCGAGAACGCGAACCTCGAGGTCCTCGAGGGCGACCAGCTCTCGTACGACCACCTCGACCTGAACTTCGGCTCGCCCGTCTTCCAGGACCCGGTCGTCCGCGAGGCGTTCCTCAAGACCATCCCGCGTCAGCAGATCCTCGAGTCGATCGTCACCCCGGTCAACCCGAGCGCTGAGGTCCTGAACTCGCAGATCTTCGTGCCGGCCAACCCCGAGTACACGGACTCTGTCGCTGCGAGCGGCTACGACGCCTTCGCCGAGCCCGACATCGAGGGCGCCAAGGCCCTCCTCGCCGGTGCGACCCCGACGGTCCGCATCCTCTACAACACCGAGAACCCGAACCGTGTCGACTCGTTCCAGGCCATCCAGGCCTCGGCAGCTGAGGCCGGCATCACGGTCGTCGACGCCGGATCGCCCGACTGGGGCTCGCTGCTCCCCGGTGGCGACTACGACGCCGCGATCTTCGGTTGGATCTCGCCGGGCGCCG harbors:
- a CDS encoding CPBP family intramembrane glutamic endopeptidase, yielding MTNATVVREPAERRRLWVEIAIVLGLSLGASAVYSIVSIVSRLTDETPLADQSASINQSRDSREWLDFTYQFLSIFFALFAVALVLYLLWRPGQSAFRRIGFDLTRPGRDIGSGVLLVAVIGIPGIALYTVGRLAGITVAVVPAPLDAFWWTVPILVLSALRAALTEEIIVVGYLFTRLSELGFSKWTIILSSAVLRGSYHLYQGIGPFFGNVAMGVVFGWCYARWGRTMPLVVAHWILDMLSFIGYPLALAWWPGIFGATG
- a CDS encoding peroxiredoxin: MAASPAIGSIAPDFTLPGTVLKDGRPVRGEYTLSAHRGHPLLLVFYPGDETPGCTAQLCEYSSGLGSLSALGAEVWAVSRQDVVSHEHFARKEGLELPLLADETGSVVSAYGVSLAGVGTRRSEFLIDADGVVRWKRVGILGVHWSSVDALHDQLALVSP
- a CDS encoding NUDIX hydrolase translates to MSDARASRLAVSTVIFALRTDDDGLATLWTPLVRRTRDPHLGQWALPGGWLPSDEELEAAAARTLRSTTGLAPKYLEQLYTFGGVDRSPGDRVISVVYWALVQSDEAERAAVGENVQWFAADDLPALAFDHNAIIGYALWRLRTKMEYARIAHAFLGETFTLAQLREVYEAVLQKPLDPANFRRTIESTGTVAATGERLAGTPHRPPMLYRYDVATNLTDGTFTTRIPPGKPDPIKPHPRMRT
- the gcvP gene encoding aminomethyl-transferring glycine dehydrogenase; its protein translation is MTDFDYYAFARRHIGTNGFEQQQMLTTVGYDSLDDLVDAAVPAAIHVREAPESAIPAPATEREALAELRALADQNRVRTSMIGLGYYGTLTPAVITRNVLENPSWYTAYTPYQPEISQGRLEALINFQTMVTDLTGLDTANASMLDEGTAVVEGMLLARRASKSTSNRFIADADALPQTLALLASRAEAVGIELVVRDLAGADDLTELGAHFGVFVQYPGASGRVWNPSSVIAASKEQGALAVVAADLLALALITSPGELGADVAVGTSQRFGVPMGFGGPHAGYMAVRKGLERQLPGRLVGVSQDAAGHPAYRLSLQAREQHIRREKATSNICTAQVLLAVMASMYAVYHGPAGIRAIASATAAKARMLADALREYDLHLEHDAYFDTLSVHVPGLASTVVERARDLGVLLWEHDEATVRISVDEATTVDDIHAVVRAFGGPETASYSWFQVTNGLPDELRRTSTYLTHPVFAAHHSETAMMRYLKSLADRDYALDRGMIPLGSCTMKLNAATEMESVTWPEFASLHPFAPEADVRGSLALIEQLETWLAEVTGYDTVSLQPNAGSQGELAGLLAIRGYHHANGDTERTVCLIPSSAHGTNAASAVLAGMSVVVVACDELGNVDLDDLRAKVETHAATLAALMITYPSTHGVYEHDVKDITQAVHDAGGQVYVDGANLNALLGFARFGDFGGDVSHLNLHKTFCIPHGGGGPGVGPVAAKAHLAPYLPGHPLAQRTDHAGGFVHGGGPVSAAPYGSPSILPISWAYVRMMGAEGLREATGAAVLAANYIAVRLREHYPVLYTGENGLVAHECILDVRPLTAATGVTVDDVAKRLIDYGFHAPTMSFPVAGTLMVEPTESEDLAEIERFIEAMIAIKAEADAVGRGQWPADDNPLRNAPHTAESVIAGEWDHAYTREQAVYPVRSLVRGKYWVPVRRIDQAYGDRNLMCACPPIEAFA
- a CDS encoding ABC transporter family substrate-binding protein: MRFKSQGSRRVGVALAVAGVSVLALAACTTDPNTSGGGEAGDTITVAVTNEATSFNSSTPQGNLDTNGMIQYLTGTTGTSGGASLGGFYTLDSEFQIVHNDSIGSFEKISDDPLTVEYKLNEGLKWSDGEPITADDMLVAWAIGSGYYDDATLDAATGEVSSGTQYFTLAGSTDGLDTTAFPEFGDDGLSMTITYGAPFVDWELGNMLDKPAHVLADKAGVSLEEFVQTLKDTPQGDPAAPVEANPVIKAAADFWNTGYDFTSFPEDESLLVASGPFVVSAYTPNQSLTFSKNPEYKGADEPAYEELVLRFIGDSNAQVTALQNGEVNVIYPQASADTLTALENANLEVLEGDQLSYDHLDLNFGSPVFQDPVVREAFLKTIPRQQILESIVTPVNPSAEVLNSQIFVPANPEYTDSVAASGYDAFAEPDIEGAKALLAGATPTVRILYNTENPNRVDSFQAIQASAAEAGITVVDAGSPDWGSLLPGGDYDAAIFGWISPGAGNAALAQIFKTGGGGNYNKYTNAQVDALVDQAQTELDTDALSQLKIEIDAFTAQDFYGLPLFQSPGLFASNGSVDGLEFFGNQTGVVWNAQKWTIAE
- the nadB gene encoding L-aspartate oxidase, with the translated sequence MARVLVVGSGLAGLLTAITATDAGHDVTVATKTELVESNTRYAQGGIAAALFPGDSVETHIDDTMRAGAGLSDPVAVRVLCEEGPARVRELIRFGARFDTDDSGLARGLEAAHSRARILHAGGDATGAEIERALVATVRSRAVRLHEHTTLVDLIVADGHVTGALVQGAAEQNFSIDADIVVLATGGAGQLFSHTTNPDVATGDGVAAAWRAGAAVRDLEFVQFHPTALAAPGTPLLSEAVRGEGAVLRDENGVRFLAGTPGGELAPRDVVARAIAERMTLQGGRPVFLDATALGAAFLSRRFPGLDAATRRAGFDWSTEPVPVTPAAHYAMGGVATDIDARTSLPGLFAVGEVACTGVHGANRLASNSLLEAAVFAHRAVHAFGLPMPAVFPPAPLVAAAAAPTSVAARPVDRGALQQLMWQHVGLHRDENGLSAASTALDGWSAPEPLDRRSIEDRNLLDLARLTVASARARTESRGAHARLDFPAHDEEAA
- the gcvH gene encoding glycine cleavage system protein GcvH, encoding MTDTNALKYTDEHEWILVDEDPAVAVDAGSVVVGITDYAADKLGDVVFVDLPAVGTAVTAGSVIGEIESTKSVGELFAPVDGTIVEANQAVIDSPELVNSDPFGEGWLLKIAVAELPELLTREQYTAITGE
- the nadA gene encoding quinolinate synthase NadA, with protein sequence MTLTEPTTRAAASVDLTLQLISTGAADGAACSPELVKGPWEFDSGPVAYGPGSSMGDVIPTGSPRQGQLPTAYREAANDELHERIRAAKATLGDRVVVLGHFYQRDEVVQHADFVGDSFQLANAAKGKPDAEAIVFCGVHFMAETADMLSGPDQAVILPNLAAGCSMADMANLDDVTECWEQLEELYGTEPDADGRVPVIPVTYMNCSAALKGFVGEHGGIVCTSSNAATVLEWAFERGQRVLFFPDQHLGRNTAKAMGVPLEQMPMWNPRKPLGGSTETELLDARVLLWHGFCSVHKRFTVDQIDEARRTHPGVHVIVHPECPMPVVDAADSAGSTDFIVKAIQAAPAGSTFAIGTEVNLVQRLAAEYPQHTIFCLDPVVCPCSTMYRIHPGYLAWVLEELVAGRVVNRIEVDDSVAAPARVALERMLAAKPPAA
- the gcvT gene encoding glycine cleavage system aminomethyltransferase GcvT; amino-acid sequence: MTDRFSPLHDIHRAAGAAFTDFGGWQMPVRYSSDLAEHHAVRSAAGLFDISHMAEFLVGGPGAGAFLDYALAGKLSAIAVGKAKYSLLLAETGGIIDDLVVYRLADERFLVVANAGNREPVAEALEQRAPGFDVRIADQSDQLALVAVQGPASRGILESIAEITELGTPLADLPYYAITEAFFSGRPLLVARTGYTGEDGFELYIHVEAASYLWNALVEAGEPVGLVPAGLAARDTLRLEAGMPLYGHELSIETLPVQAGLGRVVALSKEGDFVGRSGIEAGPADGARVLVGLAAEGRRAGRAGYAVVETDDGSGAVVGEITSGALSPTLGHPIAMAFVDERVASPGTTLYLDVRGTLIPASVVALPFYTRAKESS